A stretch of the Xiphias gladius isolate SHS-SW01 ecotype Sanya breed wild chromosome 21, ASM1685928v1, whole genome shotgun sequence genome encodes the following:
- the LOC120807501 gene encoding calglandulin-like isoform X1: MYIYHPLLHNCQLATVVTVLVFSRVRATSKKMASKLTQEQITEYKGVFEMFDEEGNGDVKTQELERLMSLMGINPTKRELCQMAKDVDRDGKGIFNCDSFLGLMALYHERTKNQDAELRAAFKVFDKEAKGYIDWNTLKYVLMNAGEPLNEIEAEQMMKEADKDGDGTIDYEEFVAMMTGDLFKMS, encoded by the exons ATGTACATCTATCATCCCTTGCTACATAACTGCCAATTAG CAACAGTTGTCACAGTGCTTGTCTTCAGCCGTGTTCGTGCTACCAGCAAAAAAATG GCCAGCAAGTTAACACAAGAGCAGATCACAGAGTATAAAGGAGTTTTCGAGATGTTCGATGAAGAGGGAAATGGAGATGTGAAGACACAGGAGCTGGAGAGACTGATGAGTTTAATGGGAATTAATCCTACAAAGAGAGAGCTCTGCCAGATGGCCAAAGATGTGGACAGAGATG gTAAAGGAATATTTAACTGTGACAGCTTCCTGGGTCTGATGGCACTATACCACGAAAGAACCAAGAACCAGGATGCTGAACTCAGAGCTGCTTTTAAAGTATTTGATAAAGAGGCCAAGGGATATATTGACTGGAACACACTCAA ATATGTACTGATGAATGCAGGAGAGCCACTTAATGAGATCGAAGCGGAACAGATGATGAAGGAGGCAGATAAAGATGGAGATGGAACCATCGATTATGAAg AATTTGTGGCCATGATGACGGGGGACTTGTTTAAAATGAGCTGA
- the LOC120807501 gene encoding calglandulin-like isoform X3, with protein sequence MASKLTQEQITEYKGVFEMFDEEGNGDVKTQELERLMSLMGINPTKRELCQMAKDVDRDGKGIFNCDSFLGLMALYHERTKNQDAELRAAFKVFDKEAKGYIDWNTLKYVLMNAGEPLNEIEAEQMMKEADKDGDGTIDYEEFVAMMTGDLFKMS encoded by the exons ATG GCCAGCAAGTTAACACAAGAGCAGATCACAGAGTATAAAGGAGTTTTCGAGATGTTCGATGAAGAGGGAAATGGAGATGTGAAGACACAGGAGCTGGAGAGACTGATGAGTTTAATGGGAATTAATCCTACAAAGAGAGAGCTCTGCCAGATGGCCAAAGATGTGGACAGAGATG gTAAAGGAATATTTAACTGTGACAGCTTCCTGGGTCTGATGGCACTATACCACGAAAGAACCAAGAACCAGGATGCTGAACTCAGAGCTGCTTTTAAAGTATTTGATAAAGAGGCCAAGGGATATATTGACTGGAACACACTCAA ATATGTACTGATGAATGCAGGAGAGCCACTTAATGAGATCGAAGCGGAACAGATGATGAAGGAGGCAGATAAAGATGGAGATGGAACCATCGATTATGAAg AATTTGTGGCCATGATGACGGGGGACTTGTTTAAAATGAGCTGA
- the LOC120807501 gene encoding calglandulin-like isoform X2 has translation MACDFTTVVTVLVFSRVRATSKKMASKLTQEQITEYKGVFEMFDEEGNGDVKTQELERLMSLMGINPTKRELCQMAKDVDRDGKGIFNCDSFLGLMALYHERTKNQDAELRAAFKVFDKEAKGYIDWNTLKYVLMNAGEPLNEIEAEQMMKEADKDGDGTIDYEEFVAMMTGDLFKMS, from the exons ATGGCCTGTGACTTTA CAACAGTTGTCACAGTGCTTGTCTTCAGCCGTGTTCGTGCTACCAGCAAAAAAATG GCCAGCAAGTTAACACAAGAGCAGATCACAGAGTATAAAGGAGTTTTCGAGATGTTCGATGAAGAGGGAAATGGAGATGTGAAGACACAGGAGCTGGAGAGACTGATGAGTTTAATGGGAATTAATCCTACAAAGAGAGAGCTCTGCCAGATGGCCAAAGATGTGGACAGAGATG gTAAAGGAATATTTAACTGTGACAGCTTCCTGGGTCTGATGGCACTATACCACGAAAGAACCAAGAACCAGGATGCTGAACTCAGAGCTGCTTTTAAAGTATTTGATAAAGAGGCCAAGGGATATATTGACTGGAACACACTCAA ATATGTACTGATGAATGCAGGAGAGCCACTTAATGAGATCGAAGCGGAACAGATGATGAAGGAGGCAGATAAAGATGGAGATGGAACCATCGATTATGAAg AATTTGTGGCCATGATGACGGGGGACTTGTTTAAAATGAGCTGA